A genomic region of Gossypium hirsutum isolate 1008001.06 chromosome D01, Gossypium_hirsutum_v2.1, whole genome shotgun sequence contains the following coding sequences:
- the LOC121213531 gene encoding receptor-like protein 9DC1 — translation MGKFIWLCQIRSLLFVLFFLSVVDCSLSLSSSSLNPTPSGLAEDTSALLQFKNTMSIDDSAIFSYCYPKTNSWNESTNCCSWEGVICDKATGQVISLDLSCSKLVGSLSPNTTLFRL, via the coding sequence ATGGGAAAGTTTATATGGTTGTGTCAAATCCGTAGTCTCCTCTTTGTGCTGTTTTTTCTTTCCGTAGTCGATTGTTCTCTGAGTTTGTCTTCCTCATCACTTAATCCAACTCCTTCAGGTCTAGCAGAAGACACTTCAGCCTTGCTCCAATTCAAGAACACTATGTCCATTGATGATTCTGCTATTTTTTCCTACTGTTATCCCAAAACAAACTCCTGGAATGAAAGCACCAACTGTTGCTCATGGGAGGGAGTCATTTGTGATAAGGCAACCGGTCAGGTGATTAGCCTAGACCTTAGTTGCTCTAAGCTTGTTGGCTCCCTTTCTCCAAACACCACCCTTTTCCGCCTTTGA
- the LOC121213532 gene encoding receptor like protein 26-like, which translates to MSDVVPTSFKNLRSSLKRLSLEFCDLQGDFPSEIFQLGYLEYVDLRWNSLTGYLPNSNWSSPLKFFDLSSNYFGGSIPSSLENLTKITYLGFSYNKLEGQIPDVFGNLNKLTTLDFSDCPINQIQRPNSIQRVYLADNDIHGEIPTSFFGLSRLTQLDLSSNNLSGVIRSDMLSKLESLETLDLSTNNFSGVINLDVPSKLKNLTEVNLSNNKLRQFPSFLRSAKSLRSLDLSNNKIQGSIFKWESEGWEQLIDFNLSNNSLTSLEQLPGKNILSLDLRSNRLQGPLPATPPSLQEFLISDNKLTGEIPPSICNLTSLDILDLSKNYFGGIIPSCLGNFSRGISVINLQKNNLSGKIPDFCVELNSLTTLALNDNKFEGLLPRSFVNCTVLRFLNLANNTLYDLFPRWLSVLPVLQVLILRSNRFYGRLDHPMATSSFLSLQILDLSKNEFTGPFPKIFFQSFRRLKLVAASQPQQMSKCGRVGVSCFPSPRDRYDSPENYKKYVKLTMKRLEIELDLDKSLTNFTLIDFSNNRFSGRIPEALGELHALLVLNLSHNRLNDTLPPSLANMAALESLDLSSNKLGGRIPSELTKLTFLEVLNLSQNNFFGPIPVGHQFNTFDIDSYAGNLGLCGFPLSKKCGSEEERKPPTPKLVEDEDSAIPFIWELVMMGYGCGVVLGLSTGYIVFTTGRPWWLVRMVERDWQRNFTRWARRIGRKRN; encoded by the exons aTGTCTGATGTTGTGCCTACCTCCTTCAAGAACTTGCGTTCGTCTTTAAAGCGTTTGAGTCTCGAGTTTTGTGATTTACAGGGGGATTTCCCTAGTGAAATATTCCAGCTTGGGTACCTAGAGTATGTTGATCTAAGATGGAATTCTTTAACAGGTTATCTCCCTAACTCCAATTGGAGTAGTCCCCTCAAATTCTTTGACCTTTCCAGTAATTATTTCGGAGGGTCAATTCCTTCTTCACTTGAAAACCTCACAAAAATCACTTATCTCGGTTTTTCTTATAACAAATTAGAGGGACAAATTCCAGATGTCTTTGGAAACCTTAACAAACTTACTACTTTGGATTTCTCTGATT GtccaatcaatcaaattcaaagGCCTAATTCAATTCAAAGGGTTTATTTAGCGGATAATGACATCCATGGTGAAATACCAACTTCTTTCTTTGGTCTTTCAAGGCTTACCCAACTTGATCTTTCATCAAACAACTTGAGTGGAGTCATTAGATCAGATATGCTTTCAAAGCTAGAGAGTCTTGAAACGCTCGATCTTTCGACAAATAATTTTAGTGGTGTTATCAACTTAGATGTTCCATCAAAGTTGAAGAATCTCACTGAAGTTAATCTTTCCAATAACAAGTTAAGGCAATTCCCGAGTTTCTTGCGATCTGCGAAAAGCTTGAGAAGTCTTGATCTTTCCAATAACAAAATTCAGGGTTCAATTTTCAAATGGGAATCGGAAGGTTGGGAACAATTGATTGATTTCAATCTTTCCAACAATTCGTTGACGAGTTTAGAGCAACTTCCAGGGAAGAATATTCTTAGCCTAGATCTTCGTTCCAACCGACTCCAAGGTCCTCTTCCAGCTACGCCACCTTCATTGCAGGAATTCCTGATTTCAGATAACAAATTGACAGGAGAAATACCTCCTTCAATTTGTAATTTGACTTCACTTGATATTCTTGATTTGTCTAAGAATTACTTTGGTGGAATTATTCCATCATGTCTTGGAAATTTTAGTCGGGGGATCAGTGTCATAAACCTACAAAAGAATAACTTGAGTGGCAAAATCCCTGATTTTTGTgttgaattaaatagtttgacAACTCTTGCTCTTAATGACAACAAATTTGAAGGGTTATTGCCACGGTCCTTTGTTAATTGTACCGTGCTACGTTTTTTGAACCTAGCAAACAACACCTTGTACGATCTCTTTCCCCGTTGGCTCAGTGTACTTCCAGTCCTGCAAGTTCTTATCTTACGCTCTAATAGATTTTATGGTCGCCTAGACCATCCCATGGCTACATCTAGCTTTTTAAGCTTGCAAATCCTTGATCTCTCTAAAAATGAGTTCACTGGCCCCTTTCCGAAAATATTCTTCCAAAGTTTTAGACGTTTGAAATTAGTTGCAGCTTCACAACCACAACAAATGAGTAAATGTGGTAGAGTTGGTGTATCTTGTTTTCCTAGTCCTCGAGATCGTTATGACAGTCCcgaaaactataaaaaatatgtgaaattaacCATGAAAAGGTTGGAGATAGAGCTAGATCTGGACAAATCATTAACTAATTTCACACTCATAGATTTTTCAAACAATCGATTCAGTGGACGAATCCCTGAGGCACTCGGCGAACTTCATGCTCTTTTAGTGCTCAACCTCTCACACAACAGATTAAACGATACCCTACCACCGTCATTGGCAAATATGGCAGCACTTGAATCATTAGATCTGTCATCTAACAAGCTTGGTGGTAGAATTCCTTCCGAGTTAACGAAACTGACATTTCTGGAAGTGCTAAACTTGTCGCAAAACAATTTTTTCGGACCAATTCCGGTTGGACATCAATTCAATACTTTCGATATTGATTCCTATGCTGGAAACTTGGGTTTATGCGGCTTCCCACTATCAAAGAAATGTGGCAGTGAGGAGGAACGAAAGCCACCAACACCAAAGCTTGTGGAAGATGAAGATTCTGCAATACCCTTTATTTGGGAACTTGTAATGATGGGGTATGGGTGCGGAGTAGTGTTGGGATTGAGTACGGGATACATAGTATTCACAACTGGAAGACCGTGGTGGTTGGTTAGAATGGTTGAGAGAGACTGGCAGAGGAATTTTACAAGATGGGCCCGCAGGATTGGAAGAAAAAGAAACTAG
- the LOC107917200 gene encoding receptor-like protein Cf-9 translates to MGKFIWLCQIRSLLLVLFFLSVVGCCLGLSISSLKPTPLCLPEDASALLQFKNTMSIDYSSDDSSCYPKTSYWNESTNCCSWKGVSCDKATGQVIGLDLSCSLLVGSLSPNTSLFRLQGLKRFNLASNDFNGSSIPSGFSQLVSLIHLDLSDSSFSGSVPSDISLPAKLISLDLSQNNHLKFDSHSLAMLTRNLSKLQNLFLNSVNMFDVVPTSFNNLPSSLKRLRLEFCDLKGEFPSEIFQLTYLEHVDLSWNSLSGYLPKSNWSSTLKYFKLYNNHFGGSIPASIGNLTKITFLDLSLNEFEVDCCLSLSSSSLNPTPPCLPEDTSALLQFKNTMSIDDSAFYSYCYPKTNSWNESTNCCSWEGVTCDKATGQVISLDLSCSKLVGFLSPNTTLFRLRGLKQLDLSSNNFSASSIPSGFNQLVSLTHLDLSDSLLSGSVPSDISLPSKLISLDLSGNDHLKLDSQGFDMLTRNLSKLENLSLNLLNMSDVVPTAFTNLPSSLKRLSLEICDLQGDIPSEIFLLGYLEYVDLRGNSLTGYLPKSNWSSPLKFLDLSRNYFRVSIPSSLGNLTKITYLGFSYNKLEGKIPDVFGNLNKLTTLDFFDCYFSGQLPPSMFNLTQLTYLDLSANRLEGPLPTHVTGFQNLKDFSLIDNLLTGGVPSWLFTLPSLEYLGLSNNSLTGPINQIQKPNSIQWVDLADNDIHGEIPSSFFGLSKLTHLDLSSNNLSGVIRSDMLSKLESLETLDLSTNNFSGVINLDVPSKLKNLTEVNLSNNKLRQFPSFLRSAKSLRSLDLSKNNIQGSIFNWESEGWEQLIDLNLYNNSLTSLEQLPGKNILTLDLRSNQLQGPLPAPPPSLQKFLISDNKLTGEIPPSICNLTSLDILDLSKNYFGGIIPSCLGNFSRGISIINLQKNNLSGKIPDFCVELSSLTTLALNDNILEGLLLVQQQNQTDSATNGLVPLTGSSSISISGTFWSGSAWSAASSSETSSGSCLFQFQHDLSSNTTSLLTDTLLLDEQNRNSSARSSSSCTTWSSWPACCRVCCMLNQLHQLLPRSFVNCTVLRFLNLANNTLYDLFPRWLSVLPVLQVLILRSNRFYGRLDHPMATSSFISLQILDLSKNEFTGPFPKIFFQSFRRSKLVAASQLQPQQVSNCGRDAGNVSCLRSPRGPENYKNYVKLTMKRLELELDLDKSLTNFTLIDFSNNRFNGRIPEALGELHALLVLNLSHNRLNDTLPPSLANMAALESLDLSSNKLGGRIPSELTKLTFLEVLNLSQNNFFGTIPVGHQFNTFDIDSYAGNLGLYGFPLSKKCGSEEERKPPTPKLVEDEDSAIPFIWELVMMGYGCGVVLGLSTGYIVFTTGRPWWLVRMVERDWQRNFTRWARRIGRKRN, encoded by the exons atgggAAAATTTATATGGTTGTGTCAAATCCGTAGTCTTCTCTTAGTGCTGTTCTTTCTTTCCGTTGTCGGTTGTTGTCTGGGTTTGTCTATCTCTTCTCTTAAGCCAACTCCTTTATGTCTACCAGAAGACGCCTCAGCCTTGCTCCAATTCAAGAACACCATGTCCATTGATTATTCTAGTGATGATTCCTCTTGCTATCCCAAAACAAGTTACTGGAATGAAAGCACCAATTGCTGTTCATGGAAAGGAGTCAGTTGTGATAAGGCAACTGGTCAAGTGATTGGCCTCGACCTTAGTTGCTCTTTGCTTGTTGGCTCTCTTTCTCCAAACACTAGCCTTTTCCGCCTTCAAGGACTCAAACGGTTCAACCTTGCTTCCAATGATTTCAATGGTTCTTCGATTCCGTCCGGGTTTAGTCAATTAGTAAGTTTGATACATCTTGATCTTTCTGATTCTTCTTTCTCCGGTTCAGTTCCATCGGATATTTCTTTGCCAGCAAAACTGATTTCACTTGATCTTTCTCAAAATAACCATTTGAAATTTGATAGCCATAGTTTGGCCATGCTTACACGCAACTTATCTAAATTACAAAACCTTTTTCTTAACAGTGTAaatatgtttgatgttgtgcctaCTTCCTTCAACAACTTGCCTTCGTCTCTAAAGCGTTTGCGTCTCGAGTTTTGTGATTTAAAGGGGGAATTCCCTAGTGAAATATTCCAGCTAACGTACCTTGAGCATGTTGATCTAAGTTGGAACTCTTTATCAGGTTATCTCCCTAAGTCCAATTGGAGCAGTACCCTCAAGTACTTTAAACTTTACAATAATCACTTTGGAGGGTCCATTCCTGCGTCCATTGGAAACCTCACAAAAATCACCTTTCTAGATTTATCCCTCAATGAATTCGAAG TTGATTGTTGTCTGAGTTTGTCATCCTCTTCTCTTAATCCAACTCCTCCATGTCTACCAGAAGACACTTCAGCCTTGCTCCAATTCAAGAACACTATGTCCATTGATGATTCTGCTTTTTATTCCTACTGTTATCCCAAGACAAACTCCTGGAATGAAAGCACCAACTGTTGCTCATGGGAGGGAGTCACTTGTGATAAGGCAACCGGTCAGGTGATTAGCCTAGACCTTAGTTGCTCTAAGCTTGTTGGCTTCCTTTCTCCAAACACCACCCTTTTCCGCCTTCGAGGACTCAAACAACTTGACCTCTCTTCGAACAATTTCAGTGCTTCTTCGATTCCATCTGGGTTTAATCAGTTAGTAAGTCTGACACATCTTGATCTTTCTGATTCTTTACTCAGTGGTTCAGTCCCATCAGATATATCTTTGCCATCAAAATTGATTTCACTTGATCTTTCTGGAAATGATCATTTGAAATTAGACAGTCAAGGTTTTGACATGCTTACGCGCAACTTAtctaaattagaaaatttatccCTTAACTTATTAAATATGTCTGATGTTGTGCCTACAGCCTTCACTAACTTGCCTTCGTCTTTAAAGCGTTTGAGTCTCGAGATTTGTGATTTACAGGGGGATATCCCTAGTGAAATATTCCTGCTTGGGTACCTAGAGTATGTTGATCTACGTGGGAACTCTTTAACAGGTTATCTCCCAAAGTCCAATTGGAGTAGTCCCCTCAAATTCCTCGACCTTTCCCGTAATTATTTCAGAGTGTCAATTCCTTCTTCACTTGGAAACCTCACAAAAATCACCTATCTCGGTTTTTCTTATAACAAATTAGAGGGAAAAATTCCAGATGTCTTTGGAAACCTTAACAAACTTACTACTTTGGATTTCTTTGATTGTTATTTTAGTGGTCAACTTCCCCCATCGATGTTCAACCTCACACAACTTACTTATTTAGACTTATCAGCCAATAGGCTAGAAGGTCCCCTTCCAACTCATGTAACAGGATTTCAGAATTTGAAGGACTTCAGTTTAATTGATAACTTACTAACAGGAGGAGTTCCATCTTGGCTTTTTACTTTGCCATCTTTAGAATACTTAGGCCTCAGTAATAACAGTCTCACAGGtccaatcaatcaaattcaaaagCCTAATTCAATTCAATGGGTTGATTTGGCGGATAATGACATCCATGGTGAAATACCAAGTTCTTTCTTTGGTCTTTCAAAGCTTACCCACCTTGATCTTTCATCAAACAACTTGAGTGGAGTCATTAGATCGGATATGCTTTCAAAGCTAGAGAGTCTTGAAACGCTCGATCTTTCGACAAATAATTTTAGTGGTGTTATCAACTTAGATGTTCCATCAAAATTGAAGAATCTCACTGAAGTTAATCTTTCCAATAACAAGTTAAGGCAATTCCCGAGTTTCTTGCGATCTGCGAAAAGCTTGAGAAGTCTTGATCTTTCCAAAAACAATATTCAGGGTTCAATTTTCAATTGGGAATCGGAAGGTTGGGAACAATTGATTGATTTGAATCTTTACAACAATTCGTTGACGAGTTTAGAGCAACTTCCAGGGAAGAATATTCTTACCCTAGATCTTCGTTCCAACCAACTCCAAGGTCCTCTTCCAGCTCCGCCACCTTCATTGCAAAAATTCCTGATTTCAGATAACAAATTGACAGGTGAAATACCTCCTTCAATTTGTAATTTGACTTCACTTGATATTCTTGATTTGTCTAAGAATTACTTTGGTGGAATTATTCCATCATGTCTTGGAAATTTTAGTCGGGGGATCAGTATCATAAACCTACAAAAGAATAACTTGAGTGGCAAAATCCCTGATTTTTGTGTTGAATTAAGTAGTTTGACAACTCTTGCTCTTAATGACAACATATTGGAAGGGTTATTGTTGGTGCAACAGCAGAATCAAACAGACTCAGCAA CCAATGGCCTTGTTCCtctgactggttcatcatcaatatccatttcagggacattttggtctgGCTCAGCTTGGTCTGCTGCAAGTTCTTCAgaaacttcttcaggttcatgtCTTTTCCAGTTCCAACATGACCtctcatcaaataccacatccctgCTTACTGACacttt ATTACTAGATGAACAAAATAGGAATAGTTCAGCTCGTTCCAGCAGCTCCTGCACGACTTGGTCTTCATGGCCTGCATGCTGtcgagtttgctgcatgctgaaccaacttcatcaGTTATTGCCACGGTCCTTTGTTAATTGTACCGTGCTACGTTTTTTGAACCTAGCAAACAACACCTTGTACGATCTCTTTCCCCGTTGGCTCAGTGTACTTCCAGTCCTGCAAGTTCTTATCTTACGCTCTAATAGATTTTATGGTCGCCTAGACCATCCCATGGCTACATCTAGCTTTATAAGCTTGCAAATCCTTGATCTCTCTAAAAATGAGTTCACTGGCCCCTTTCCGAAAATATTCTTCCAAAGTTTTAGACGTTCAAAATTAGTTGCAGCTTCACAACTACAACCACAACAAGTGAGTAACTGTGGTAGAGACGCTGGTAATGTATCTTGTCTTCGTAGTCCTCGAGGTCCCGAAAACTATAAAAACTATGTGAAACTAACCATGAAAAGGTTGGAGCTAGAGCTAGATCTAGACAAATCATTAACTAATTTCACACTCATAGATTTTTCAAACAATCGATTCAATGGACGAATCCCTGAGGCACTCGGCGAACTTCATGCTCTTTTAGTGCTCAACCTCTCACACAACAGATTAAACGATACCCTACCACCGTCATTGGCAAATATGGCAGCACTTGAATCATTAGATCTGTCATCTAACAAGCTTGGTGGTAGAATTCCTTCCGAGTTAACGAAACTGACATTTCTGGAAGTGCTAAACTTGTCGCAAAACAATTTTTTCGGAACAATTCCGGTTGGACATCAATTCAATACTTTCGATATTGATTCCTATGCTGGAAACTTGGGTTTATACGGCTTCCCACTATCAAAGAAATGTGGTAGTGAGGAGGAACGAAAGCCACCAACACCAAAGCTTGTGGAAGATGAAGATTCTGCAATACCCTTTATTTGGGAACTTGTAATGATGGGGTATGGCTGCGGAGTAGTGTTGGGATTGAGTACGGGATACATAGTATTCACAACTGGAAGACCGTGGTGGTTGGTTAGAATGG